Part of the Streptomyces sp. WMMC500 genome is shown below.
GCCGCCCCAGGAGATGGTCGGCGGCTTCAGGCCGACGCCGAGGAACGACAGGGTCGCCTCCAGCGCCACGTACGTACCGAGGGCGATGGTGGCGACGACGATGATCGGCGCGACGGCGTTGGGCAGCACGTGCCGCAGCATGATGCGGCGGGTGGAGGCGCCGAGGGTGCGGGCGGCCTGGACGTAGTCGTTCTGCTTGGCCGTGATCACCGAGCCGCGCGCGATCCGCGCCACCTGCGGCCAGCCCAGGAGCACGATCAGCCCGATCACCGGCCAGACGGAGCCGCTCTCGATGACGGAGAGGAAGACCAGGCCGCCGAGCAGGATCGGAATGCCGAAGAACACCTCGGTGAGCCGGGAGAGGATCGCGTCGCCCCAGCCGCCGAAGTAGCCGGCGAGGCCGCCGAGTACGGTGCCGAGGGCGGCGGCACCGAGGGTGGCCAGGGTGCAGACGGTCAGGGAGGCGCGGGCGCCGTAGACGGTGCGGTTGTAGACGTCGCAGCCCTGGCTGTCGAAGCCGAAGGGGTGGCCGGACTCGGCGCCGAGGTTGCGCTTGGCGATGTCGCAGTCGTACGGGCTGCCGGTGGCCACCACGCCGGGCCACAGGGAGATGAAGATCAGGAAGAGGATCAGCAGGCCGGCGACGACGAAGACGGGGTTGCGGACCAGGTCCTGCCAGGCGTCGGACCACAGGCTGCGGGCCGGCTGGTCCGTTCCGGCGGCGCCGCCGGCCTCGGCCTGGAGGACGTCGCTGCCGGGCAGCGACTCCGCTTCCTGGGTCCCGAAGTCGGCCCGCTGCTTCTCCTCGTAGCGCTCAGGCATAGCGGATCCGGGGGTCGAGGACCGCGTAGAGCACGTCCACCACCAGGTTCGCCAGCAGATAGACGATGACCAGTACGGTCACGAAGCCGACGACCGTCGGCGCGTTCTGCCGCAGCACGCCCTGCCAGAGCTGGTAGCCGACGCCCTGGATGTTGAAGATCCGCTCGGTGACGATCGCACCGCCCATGAGGTTGCCGATGTCGATGCCGAGGAAGGTCACCACGGGGATGAGGGAGTTGCGCAGCAGGTGGCGGACCGTGATGCGGCGGCGCGGCAGGCCCTTGGCGACGGCGGTGCGGATGTAGTCGGCGCGGGCGTTCTCGGCCACGGAGGTACGGGTCAGCCGCGTGGTGTACGCCAGCGACACCAGCGCCAGCACCACCGCCGGCAGGATCAGCTCGTCCCAGGGCGCCTCGGAGGAGACCGCGGGCGTGACCCAGCCCCACTTGACGCCGAGCAGGTACTGCAGCACGTAGCCGGTGACGAACGTCGGGATGGAGATGACGACGAGCGTGGCGAAGAGCACCCCGGTGTCCACGGCCCGGCCGCGCCTGAGCCCGGAGACCACCCCGAGGGTGATGCCGAT
Proteins encoded:
- a CDS encoding ABC transporter permease; translation: MPERYEEKQRADFGTQEAESLPGSDVLQAEAGGAAGTDQPARSLWSDAWQDLVRNPVFVVAGLLILFLIFISLWPGVVATGSPYDCDIAKRNLGAESGHPFGFDSQGCDVYNRTVYGARASLTVCTLATLGAAALGTVLGGLAGYFGGWGDAILSRLTEVFFGIPILLGGLVFLSVIESGSVWPVIGLIVLLGWPQVARIARGSVITAKQNDYVQAARTLGASTRRIMLRHVLPNAVAPIIVVATIALGTYVALEATLSFLGVGLKPPTISWGGDISTASQQIRNAPHALLWPAGALSLTVLAFIMLGDAVRDALDPKLR
- a CDS encoding ABC transporter permease, with amino-acid sequence MGRYVIRRLLQMIPVFVGTTFLIFFMVYALGDPVTALFGDRAPDPATAAQIRRDLNLDKPLWQQYLLYMGNIFTGDFGQAFNGQPVLDLMRSAWPITVRLALLAVLFEMIIGITLGVVSGLRRGRAVDTGVLFATLVVISIPTFVTGYVLQYLLGVKWGWVTPAVSSEAPWDELILPAVVLALVSLAYTTRLTRTSVAENARADYIRTAVAKGLPRRRITVRHLLRNSLIPVVTFLGIDIGNLMGGAIVTERIFNIQGVGYQLWQGVLRQNAPTVVGFVTVLVIVYLLANLVVDVLYAVLDPRIRYA